Proteins encoded in a region of the Vitis riparia cultivar Riparia Gloire de Montpellier isolate 1030 chromosome 7, EGFV_Vit.rip_1.0, whole genome shotgun sequence genome:
- the LOC117917385 gene encoding F-box/kelch-repeat protein SKIP6, protein MSSPSSASSSSSSSSSSSSDLIPNLPDDVALQCIARVPRSRHPHLLLVCKSWRSILSSSDFFSTRSLLNCMQHSLYLIVRVNCTLKWFVLNQNPRILAPLPPNPSPAIGSAFAAIGSKIFVLGGSVNDVASPTVQIFDCRFGTWELGPRMRVGREFAAAGVVGRKIYVMGGCLVDTWAKSANWAEVFDPAAGRWAGVESPVEVREKWMHASAVVEEKIYAMADRGGVVFEPGTAEWGGVSTELDLGWRGRACVVDGVLYCYDYLGKIRGFDVKEGLWKELKGLEKGLPKFLCGATMANVGGNLVVLWEGKGNGKEMEISCAEIAIQKCSDGGLRGSIVWSDVILSVPIGSATVHCLAVAV, encoded by the coding sequence ATGTCTTCTCCTTCTTCcgcttcttcttcctcttcttcttcttcttcttcttcttctgacCTCATTCCTAATCTCCCAGACGACGTCGCTTTGCAATGCATAGCCAGAGTCCCCAGGTCTCGCCACCCCCACCTCTTACTTGTGTGTAAATCGTGGCGCTCCATTCTCAGCTCCTCAGACTTTTTTTCCACACGATCACTCCTCAACTGTATGCAACACTCTCTCTATCTCATCGTCAGGGTCAACTGCACTCTCAAATGGTTTGTGCTCAATCAAAACCCCAGAATTCTCGCCCCTCTTCCTCCAAATCCGTCTCCGGCAATTGGATCCGCCTTTGCCGCAATTGGGTCAAAGATTTTCGTATTGGGTGGGTCAGTCAACGATGTGGCTTCACCGACGGTTCAGATTTTTGATTGCCGGTTCGGTACGTGGGAGTTGGGGCCCAGAATGCGGGTGGGGAGGGAGTTCGCGGCCGCCGGAGTTGTGGGTCGGAAGATTTATGTGATGGGTGGGTGCTTGGTTGACACGTGGGCGAAGTCTGCGAACTGGGCGGAGGTTTTCGATCCGGCGGCTGGACGGTGGGCGGGGGTGGAGAGTCCAGTGGAGGTGAGGGAGAAGTGGATGCACGCGAGCGCGGTGGTGGAGGAGAAGATCTACGCGATGGCCGACCGCGGCGGGGTTGTGTTCGAGCCGGGGACGGCGGAGTGGGGCGGCGTGTCGACGGAGCTCGATTTGGGGTGGAGAGGGAGGGCTTGTGTGGTGGATGGGGTGCTGTATTGCTACGATTATTTGGGCAAAATCAGGGGTTTTGATGTGAAGGAGGGGCTGTGGAAGGAGCTGAAGGGGTTGGAGAAGGGTCTGCCGAAGTTTCTGTGTGGAGCAACAATGGCGAATGTGGGAGGGAATCTAGTTGTGTTGTGGGAAGGGAAAGGAAATGGGAAAGAGATGGAAATTTCGTGTGCCGAAATCGCTATTCAGAAGTGCAGTGATGGAGGCTTGCGCGGATCAATTGTGTGGTCGGATGTGATTCTTTCTGTTCCCATTGGGTCTGCCACTGTTCACTGCTTGGCAGTTGCTGTGTGA
- the LOC117917795 gene encoding pentatricopeptide repeat-containing protein At4g39530 yields MRNHFRVKFHLKSCYRTTKKQAFNFSTSVSPQFLLQNPCLQIPNLRPKRREFANLLQLSISRNPIIHYKIIHGQIIVSGLQSDTFLANILINVCSKSDCVDNARVVFDKMPHKNLITWSSMVSMYSQHGYSEEALMVFVDLQRKSGEHPNEFVLASVIRACTQLGVVEKGAQLHGFVVRSGFDQDVYVGTSLIDFYSKNGDIKEARLVFDQLSVKTAVTWTTIIAGYTKCGRSAVSLELFAQMRETNVVPDRYVVSSVLSACSMLEFLEGGKQIHAYVLRRGTEMDVSVVNVLIDFYTKCNRVKAGRKLFDQMVVKNIISWTTMISGYMQNSFDWEAMKLFGEMNRLGWKPDGFACTSVLTSCGSREALEQGRQVHAYTIKANLESDEFVKNGLIDMYAKSNLLTDAKKVFDVMAEQNVISYNAMIEGYSSQEKLSEALELFHEMRVRLFPPSLLTFVSLLGVSASLFALELSKQIHGLIIKFGVSLDLFAGSALIDVYSKCSYVKDARLVFEEMNEKDIVVWNAMFFGYTQHLENEEALKLYSTLQFSRQKPNEFTFAALITAASNLASLRHGQQFHNQLVKMGLDFCPFVTNALVDMYAKCGSIEEARKMFNSSIWRDVVCWNSMISTHAQHGEAEEALGMFREMMKEGIQPNYVTFVAVLSACSHAGLVEDGLNHFNSMPGFGIKPGTEHYACVVSLLGRSGKLFEAKEFIEKMPIEPAAIVWRSLLSACRIAGNVELGKYAAEMAISTDPKDSGSYILLSNIFASKGMWADVKKVRDRMDSSEVVKEPGRSWIEVNNKVNVFIARDTTHCEADMIGSVLDILIQHIKGAGYVPDATALLMND; encoded by the coding sequence ATGAGAAACCACTTTCGAGTAAAATTCCACCTAAAATCTTGTTACAGAACCACCAAGAAACAAGCCTTTAACTTCTCAACCTCAGTGTCACCTCAATTTCTACTCCAGAACCCATGTCTCCAAATCCCCAATCTCCGCCCCAAAAGGCGCGAATTCGCCAATCTCTTGCAATTATCTATTTCAAGGAATCCCATAATTCATTACAAGATAATTCATGGTCAAATTATTGTCTCAGGCCTTCAATCAGATACTTTTCTTGCCAACATTCTCATAAACGTGTGCTCAAAATCTGATTGTGTGGACAATGCCCGTgtagtgtttgataaaatgccGCATAAGAATTTAATTACATGGTCTTCTATGGTTTCTATGTACTCCCAACATGGTTATAGTGAAGAAGCATTGATGGTTTTTGTAGATTTGCAACGAAAATCTGGTGAGCATCCGAACGAGTTTGTCTTAGCTAGTGTTATTCGGGCTTGCACGCAATTGGGTGTTGTTGAAAAAGGTGCCCAATTGCATGGTTTTGTTGTTAGGAGTGGTTTTGATCAGGATGTTTATGTGGGTACatctttaattgatttttattccaaaaatgGGGATATAAAGGAAGCTAGATTGGTTTTTGATCAACTCTCGGTGAAAACTGCAGTGACTTGGACTACAATTATAGCAGGGTATACAAAATGCGGGAGGAGTGCAGTTTCATTAGAATTGTTCGCCCAAATGAGGGAAACCAATGTTGTTCCTGATAGATATGTGGTCTCTAGCGTTTTGAGTGCATGTTCGATGCTTGAGTTTCTTGAAGGGGGCAAGCAAATTCATGCATATGTGTTGAGAAGGGGAACAGAAATGGATGTTTCAGTGGTTAATGTGCTTATAGATTTCTATACAAAGTGCAATAGAGTGAAAGCTGGACGGAAACTATTTGATCAGATGGTAGTGAAGAATATTATTTCATGGACCACTATGATTTCTGGCTATATGCAGAATTCATTTGATTGGGAGGCCATGAAGTTGTTTGGAGAAATGAATAGATTAGGTTGGAAGCCAGACGGGTTTGCTTGTACTAGTGTTCTCACTTCGTGTGGTTCACGTGAGGCTCTAGAACAGGGGAGACAAGTGCATGCTTACACCATCAAGGCCAATCTTGAGTCTGATGAGTTTGTGAAAAATGGTTTGATTGATATGTATGCAAAATCCAATTTGCTGACTGAtgcaaaaaaagtttttgatgtTATGGCCGAGCAGAATGTGATATCTTACAATGCAATGATTGAAGGATACTCGAGTCAGGAGAAGCTGTCCGAAGCATTGGAACTTTTCCATGAAATGAGAGTCAGGTTGTTTCCACCAAGCCTCTTGACCTTTGTTAGTCTCCTTGGTGTATCAGCTTCACTATTTGCTCTGGAACTTAGCAAGCAAATTCATGGActaatcataaaatttggtgTCTCTTTGGACCTATTTGCTGGCAGTGCTTTAATAGATGTTTATTCCAAATGTTCTTATGTTAAAGATGCAAGGCTTGTATTCGAGGAGATGAATGAGAAAGATATCGTTGTGTGGAATGCTATGTTTTTTGGATACACCCAACATTTGGAAAATGAGGAGGCCCTAAAACTCTACTCAACATTACAATTTTCGAGGCAAAAACCTAATGAGTTCACTTTTGCTGCCCTCATCACAGCAGCTAGTAACCTAGCAAGTCTTCGACATGGTCAACAGTTTCATAATCAGCTTGTAAAGATGGGTCTAGACTTTTGCCCCTTTGTAACAAATGCCCTTGTGGATATGTATGCCAAGTGTGGAAGCATTGAGGAGGCTCGCAAAATGTTTAATTCATCGATTTGGAGAGATGTTGTCTGTTGGAATTCCATGATCTCAACCCATGCACAGCATGGAGAAGCTGAAGAAGCTCTTGGGATGTTCAGAGAAATGATGAAAGAGGGAATACAACCCAACTATGTCACATTTGTAGCTGTGCTCTCAGCATGTAGCCATGCAGGGCTTGTAGAGGATGGGCTCAATCACTTCAATTCAATGCCTGGATTTGGAATCAAACCAGGGACAGAACATTATGCTTGCGTGGTTTCTCTCTTGGGCCGATCTGGTAAACTGTTTGAAGCAAAGGAGTTTATTGAGAAAATGCCAATAGAACCAGCAGCAATAGTGTGGAGGAGTTTGCTTAGTGCATGTAGAATTGCTGGTAACGTAGAATTAGGAAAATATGCTGCTGAAATGGCAATTTCAACAGATCCAAAGGATAGTGGATCATATATTTTACTCTCAAATATTTTTGCATCTAAAGGTATGTGGGCAGATGTGAAGAAGGTGAGGGACAGAATGGACTCTAGTGAGGTGGTGAAAGAGCCTGGACGTAGTTGGATTGAAGTGAATAACAAGGTTAATGTCTTTATTGCAAGAGACACAACTCATTGTGAAGCTGATATGATAGGTTCAGTTTTGGACATATTGATTCAGCATATCAAAGGGGCTGGTTATGTGCCTGATGCTACTGCCCTTTTGATGAATGATTGA
- the LOC117919130 gene encoding shikimate kinase, chloroplastic-like: MEAKIALKMQFSACIDTDKFARRPSVSLPFSQKLREQHGHPISCHFQPRRTSNWQKHVALEASGSYRNFPAPILESGSFPPSLDEALILKNKSQEILPYIDGRCIYLVGMMGSGKTTIGKILSEVLGYSFCDSDTLVELAVEGTSVAEIFNLYGEGFFRNKESETLQKLSLTHHMVVSTGGGAVIRPINWKYMAKGISVWLDVPLEALAQRISAVGTNSRPLLHHDSGDAYNRTLTRLSNLWKERGDAYANANARVSLEEIAAKLGHRDVTNLTPTVIAIEALLQIEAFLKGEDGMDIATL, encoded by the exons ATGGAGGCCAAAATTGCGCTAAAGATGCAATTTTCTGCATGTATTGACACGGATAAATTCGCGAGGAGACCGAGTGTTTCTTTGCCGTTCTCTCAGAAATTAAGAGAGCAGCACGGGCATCCTATTTCTTGTCATTTTCAACCTAGAAGAACTTCGAATTGGCAAAAACATGTTGCGTTGGAGGCTTCTGGTTCTTACAGAAATTTTCCAG cTCCAATATTGGAATCTGGAAGTTTTCCTCCTTCTTTAGACGAGGCTTTGATTTTGAAG AATAAGTCACAAGAGATTCTGCCGTATATAGATGGACGCTGTATATATCTTGTTG GGATGATGGGTTCTGGAAAAACAACTATTGGCAAGATTTTGTCAGAAGTGCTTGGTTATTCATTTTGCGACAG TGACACATTGGTGGAGCTGGCTGTCGAGGGAACTTCTGTAGCTGAAATATTTAACCTCTATGGCGAGGGCTTCTTCAGAAATAAAGAG AGTGAGACATTGCAGAAACTGTCTTTAACGCACCATATGGTTGTTTCCACTGGTGGCGGTGCTGTTATTCGGCCTATCAACTG GAAATACATGGCAAAAGGAATTAGTGTCTGGTTAGATGTACCTTTGGAAGCCCTGGCGCAGAGAATCTCAGCTGTAGGAACTAATTCTCGACCCCTTTTGCATCATGATTCTGGTGATGCTTACAATAGG ACTCTCACGCGTCTATCCAACCTTTGGAAGGAAAGGGGTGATGCATATGCCAACGCCAATGCTAGGGTTTCCCTGGAAG AGATTGCAGCCAAATTGGGTCACAGAGACGTAACCAATCTCACACCAACTGTTATTGCCATCGag GCACTTCTACAAATTGAGGCCTTTCTAAAGGGGGAAGATGGCATGGACATTGCAACATTGTAA